The following proteins are co-located in the Ailuropoda melanoleuca isolate Jingjing chromosome 13, ASM200744v2, whole genome shotgun sequence genome:
- the LOC117795751 gene encoding uncharacterized protein LOC117795751, with amino-acid sequence MEKYVKPALSTEEEIGGDWAPSGAAKEPVPCPAGSLDLHPGGLRGRGGLQGGHPPARPSEAASPRVRAPPLPVPLEPSLPSQLRSPLSRIRSLSGKPRSGPRAVQGPSCGVVPRAPLVLESASSQLLFWKPDRWGTSGAFPSGVVTELAVWLGRKEKKRCLGAAAPRCQQSNPSARHQCLSLVEVVASSRCRQLGVRQQRSSPFSRAEAPSLEVCSLRAPRRSKPRATGPPASVPPKATRCIFRSQDSGDVISTPPNNCTW; translated from the exons atggAGAAATATGTGAAG CCGGCCTTGTCCACCGAAGAGGAGATAGGCGGGGACTGGGCACCCTCTGGAGCCGCCAAAGAGCCGGTCCCGTGTCCAGCCGGCAGCCTGGACCTGCACCCAGGCGGGCTCCGCGGAAGGGGCG GGCTCCAGGGCGGCCACCCGCCCGCCCGGCCCTCAGAGGCCGCTTCCCCCAGGGTGCGCGCCCCTCCGCTGCCTGTGCCCTTGGAGCCTTCTCTGCCGTCTCAGCTTCGATCACCTCTCAGCAGAATCCGTTCTCTGTCTGGAAAACCTCGCTCGGGTCCGCGAGCTGTCCAAGGACCGAGCTGCGGCGTGGTACCCCGTGCACCCCTAGTCCTGGAGAGCGCATCCTCTCAACTTCTGTTCTGGAAGCCAGACCGCTGGGGCACTTCGGGGGCCTTTCCCTCCGGTGTGGTTACTGAGCTGGCGGTTTggttaggaagaaaagaaaagaagcgaTGCCTCG GAGCGGCTGCGCCAAGGTGTCAGCAGTCCAACCCAAGTGCCAGGCACCaatgtctttctctggttgaggTCGTTGCGAGCTCCCGGTGCAGGCAGCTAGGCGTCCGGCAGCAGCGCTCATCTCCCTTCTCTCGGGCAGAAGCTCCCAGTCTGGAAGTCTGCAGCCTGCGCGCCCCTCGAAGATCCAAGCCCCGCGCAACCGGCCCACCTGCGTCGGTACCACCCAAAG